The Lasioglossum baleicum chromosome 12, iyLasBale1, whole genome shotgun sequence genome segment CTTATGAATGACGAATATATCGACAAGGATAGCCAGTGGATCGGCAGTGAACGTGTCAAGGATCGAAGATAGTTCGTCCGACTCGAGCGAAGAATAATCGTAAAGTAGTGCCGTCGAATTTCACGTGTAATCGCGACGAATCTCAATGGAATAAATGTTTATGGTAGACTTTTGGTTTCAGGTCCGAAACGATCGGCTCGACGAACAGCAATAAGTTACCGTTCTAAAGTGACCAAAAGTTCCTGTGTGCGAAACATCATCAAACATATTCGCACGGTCGCCAATAGATGTCCTCCGCGTTCCGACACGTTCCAACGGTAAGGAtttacagtaatgtctcgatgTTTGTAAAAACCTTGGAATCGAAATGTCGCTTATACcatgtacacacacacacaatctcTCTTGTTGACCCATAGTCCCCACACCATAAGCGATCATTTTCAGGCCCGAGGTTGGTCCATTCTCGGAACGAATACTGTATCTCCTTCTCTCATCACATATAGAAAAATGGCACACGTAGATGCTTCTTACTTAGCAAGGCTCATCCTATCAGAACGTTCCAAGCCAGAGCGACCGTTTGCGATCGCACAGTCCGGAACCGTCTCATCAATCAACGCCTCATCGACGGCTGCCAGTCTTAGTCCACCGACAAGGTCGCATTTATAGTCAGTACTGCGGATTCGGTGAGTTCCTTTGGAAGTTTTGTTGGCTCTGTTGCAAGGGTCCAGCAGGGCTGGGTCTGCCTTGGTCTCGGTATTGTGGGGGGCCTGGGGGTCCGGTGGGTGGACCCGGCGGGCCCGGAGGGCCGGGTACTTTCCCGTAGTTCCCTCTGGTGGAGCCTTGGTAACTGCCATACGCGGAATCGTCGCTGCGCCTGGAAATGTGACCGTACATGCTTTCCGGTCTCCTAGAATTAGCTGTGTTTTCAGTATTGACAGTCAACTGCTGcggctgttgttgctgctgttgttgttgttgctgttgctgttgctgctgttggtGATGATTTTGTCCCGAGTTCTGTCCACTGGAACCCGATGGTGGGCTCTGGCTGGCCGGCGGAGGGACAGGAGCGCGCCCGTATATACTAGACCCGGTGGACACGCCGTAGATCCCGTTCTCTCGGGTGCTTAGGCTGGTTGAGATCCCCCTGATCCCGTAGATGCTCTGGGTGCACTGTTGTAGCTGGTTCTGCATGTTCTGATTGGTGCTGTTGTGGTTCTGGGTGGTCTGAACCGGGCCACCGGGCGCGCCTTGCGGTGGTTGACCTTCTCTCGAGTTTTGGGACGCTGCTGTCTGCCCTATTCTGATCGGGTACAAGCTCTGAGCTGGTACCAACGGACCTGGCTTTGGAATCATTAGGCCATCCTTGGTCCCAGTAGTCGATTTCGCATACACGCTCTGCGAACGATTCAAGTTGGCACGTGTCAACGGCGGCGATTTGCAGTACAAGGATTTGGTGCCACCGTAAATCGATTCAACGCGTTCCAATGCTGTGGGCGGCGCGCTGTAGATGGACGAAGAAGCGGCCCCTGCTACAGGACGGTAGGTGGCGTACGCGCTAGGGAACTTCGGACCCGTGGGCTTGTCCAGATCGTCGTAGGTGTCCTCGTCGGATCTCATCGATGAATTGTCCCCGTCGTCAATGTCCCGCGAGTCTCTGGACCGTTTAGCGTTCAATACGTACTCGTGTAGCAACGCGGCAACTGCGCTACCCGACAACGGACCCACCCAGAACACCCAGTGGTTGTCCCATCGGTTGCTGACGAACGCCGGACCCAGGGCTCTCGCTGGATTCAGGAAGGGGCTCTGAAACAGAATGGATCGAATGATTATCCTGCTCGAATTAGCCTAGAACTCCTAAAATATGTTAGCTTAAAAAAGAGCACGCGGTATTTATACTATCGTAAAGGTTTGTACACTGTCCAGCGTATTGAGTTCAAGCTAGAGGATAGACCTATTTTCAACTCTTCAGATTAATTCCACCTATTCTATGAAAATAGCCAACAACGTGTCGTCTCGGTCAATGAAGCAACCGCAACATCTTCGGTTACCAGGAAGAGGTAAAAAAAGGTTCGACTATTCGTTGCGTCATCGGTTTCGAATGGATTAGGAGGATCAGCGCTGCTCCgcttttgctccactagctaaCGATCGAGGAAGCGAGCCACGATTCCTGGTTACATGATAGATTAATCGATGTCACCGGAGTTTAGGCGATACTCCACCGGGTCGGAAGTCGTCATCGGATACTCCGAGGACACCGGAGCGTCGGGTGCAAGCGTTTCGGCGCAGTAGTTTCGCGCTTCTTTTTACGGGTTGCATTGTACACACACTGTCCGGAGCAGGTGGCATCGAGATCGAGTTCTtgcttcttttttctctctctccgccGCGTCTTTCTCTGCCCCCGGAGCCCCCTCTTGCACTCTCCCACCCCCCGTCTGGCCTGTTCGTAGAGCGCAGGTGCTCTTTAAAGACACGGACGTGGGTCCGATTCGAaagagatcgagagagagacgCCTCGGATAGACCGGTTAGTCCAGAGGAACGGGGGAAAGGTGGCCGCTATCACGGGATTCCGGTGGGGATCTCGTGGTTTCGGGCTTCGAAAAGATAACCCTGGGCCTCGTTAGCCCTTGCAGCAATAGCCGGGTATCCGGGTACCGACTCTCAATTTACTTTTTATCCAATTAATACGTCCAACCTCTAAAACACCTACGCTACTCGTTAAGGGTTTATTCCGATTTTTCATCTCGATTATTCTTTCTTTGCATTTTCATTAACTCGTTCGCATCATGATGCGTGTGCGCGCAATCGCATACTTAGCGTGGAGTAAGTATGGAGTAGGTATCTAAAGCGTTCAATATAGTTGAACAAATTTTTCGGGAACAAGTCCTCGATGAATACCATTTAAGGCCAAACACGATTTCTTTTCAGTGGAACGCGTTCGAGGGCAAGGTTTCACTCACCGAAACTAAGGTGGCCGCCGTGTATGCTGCGGCCAACACGCCAGCTGGTTTCGAGGAGATGGACATTGGCAGCGTTTTCGCAGACTCTGAGGTAAAGTGAGCGAGAACGATCAGCACGGACAACGCTAGCTCCACGAGGAGCCTCTCGATGGCTCCGTTCAATCGGCCGGGTGATGTCAAAGTTTGCGTGTTCGATGGTATGGTCACTCTGTAACAGAAAcaagttgtatatatttataattcaaTTATACTCTAATTGCAGGATATGGGCTTGTAACAATTTATTTAGCACACTCCGTATACTATACAGTCGAAACTCGATTGCGGCTCATCTAAAAGTTGAGCAGCAACTCGCGGAGAGGATTATCGATTGGCCTCGAGATATCACTGAGCGACGCATATGGCGTCGTTTTGCGACAACTACGCTGTCCACGACACAATGCACAGATGATTTTCCCATTGAAAGCGACACCAACTCCCGACACCCCGTGGCGATCCGGTCCCCGCAGAGTAATGTTTATATTAGCCGGTGCAACCACAACCCCCTCTGTTTCCTTTGCATAAAACCCCGTTAATTTTCTCGCCTATGGCAATCTTATGGGGTCACAGGCACGTGACCCGTTGCGCCACTTGCGTTGACCGTGATGAGTTCACCGATAGCCTAAGAGCGGGCTCCAGCCTGCCGCAGAATATTTAAGACTTTGTTGGTCAGTTAACCCTTATGTTAACCCAATAACGAACATTTTCTACGATATTCATCGATGTTGTATTTTATAGGTTCAACGCATATTTTTATGAGATTGTTATAAACAAGCAAAGCCGCTGAGTTTCCTATCTTCGCGGTTTTGAAGTCCCACGTGCAATTTCAGTGATCGGAGCGCCACTACTTCGGTTCTTCCTCGATCCTCGAGCCCCTCGAGCTATCAAAGGACCACACACCTGTGCGGAAACATCTCTCCGATGTCGGATTACCGGCTGATCTTCTCTCTAAACGGGCAAAGATCACGGTCGTGTCGCACGATCAAAAGCTCTCCCTTCGGATCGATGCAAATGAGAGACCCGTGGGCCCCTCTGCTCCCGTTAACGTTAACGGCGCAATCGCGTCACGAGAGAGACACCGAATTGATGGAATCAGAAATGCAGATCATGACCACACAATTGGGATTAACTGCGCGTCGTCCGTGGAGAACGAGGGTGGACCCACGCCAGAAGAAAGGAGAGTTCCTTTCGCGAGTCTATACCATGATAAGCGAGATTTTATTCGCTTTCACCCTCGCTCATTGTCGTGTGCATACGTAACAATGGCAGCATGGCTGAACTGGATTTACGATGATCGTACGGAGATATTCATTTATCTGTAGACTACACCAATACTAAGAAATAGAAACCTAGCAGGAGTTTCCTTCTTTCTCTTATGCCTTCGATAAATTAGAAATAATACATTAATCGGATACATCAAGTTTGTGCAAACTAAAATTTTGTCGATCATATATGACCGATGTGGCACTGGAAACGTTAATTACATATTAGTTGTAAGAATGTTAAGATTCGCTGTCCGAAGGTTAAGATAATGTCTACCAAGCCAGTTCAACTGTCTAAGATGTATCTACACACGGCATGAGAGTCGCTCATGCAAGAAATGTCGGAAGTTGCTTGCTAATGTATCTGCACGTTTAAACTGCTCGTAAACGAGTGCACGATTCGCTGTGAAACGTGTTAGTACACGTCCATCGAACCGTGTCGAAGTGATCCGACTGAAAGGTGGTCATTTAGCTATCGAGTAGCGTCGGACTCCCTTAATCGCGCATCTGAACTTTCCCAGAGGGCAAGACTTTATAATGGAATCGTTCGTGGATCTCCGATCGCCGTGTAATCGCATGTGGCGGTTTTCCTCGACGGGAACCAGGGGTGTGCTGAGAAGCGAGGGGGTGTCGAACGGGGTCCATATCACAGACAGGGGTTGGAGCACCCGATATCAATAGCTCATTAAACACGACAGAGGCGCGCACCGCAACCGACATGACCGCTCTCCACCccgaattgaaatttatttaaaagcatCGTGTAATCCCCCCGGGGGCTGTTTACCGGCTCCCCTCGCCTCGGTGCGAATATGGGGCACAGGTTGCACGCGGTGCTCGCTCTCGAGTCAAGTGCACGAGGGATTAAACGGTCTTCCGATCGACTGATCACGCGGATCTCTCGGTCCTCGGTTCTCAGTTCTCAGTTCTTGCCGACGCGCTGCGCTGCAAAACGTGAGAAAACACCAGCGAAACAATCGCCGGGGGTATCGGATGCCCATGCGAAACTGCATATACGCTACCTCTGGTCCAGGATTCGTGTAACAGGTTCCCAGATGCACGGGTACCCCTTACGCCGCACAGCGGACCGTTTCCATAAAACAGGTGGAatcatttcaaaaattttcatgttattatTTTATAGGACATGTTTCACAATCAGATGTAAACCTAGTGATGCAAAAATTctctcaacactaaacctaacaCGGTCAAATGACTGGTTTTCTATTTTACAATGATTGGAATTATAAAAGTTTAAGCaaattcttctcacaaataAATCTTCTCACTTCTGTAAGGCGTTTTGCTTTTATGTTTTCAACTTAATTATTAATTCCAGCTGGCCTGTATCTGCCTGTAAgattttgttgaaattcttGAAACTCATATTTCAAGGCTCTGGAACCGATTCCGAGGATTTTTCACGGGTACCTTGCGCGTTTCCTGCACGAGAGCCCCGCCGCCCGTGGAAGGAAAGAAATACGAAGCGACAAAGCAGGGGGGGAGGGGGAAGGACTCGCTTTGAAAGCAGGTCGGATCAGGATTCTATTCCCTTTTCTGAACGGGAGGAAACGGCCGAAGAAAGGCAGCAGGAAGCTCGTACACCCACGAGCGATTCTCTGGCTCCGTCTGCTTGAAGAGCAACCGATAATAAGCCTTGCGAGATCTCGGCGGAGAGTAACCCAAATTCTATTCGAAATCTACCGGAAACCACGAACTTTTCTTGTTCGATAATCACCGATAACTAACAATATTAAAACTGTCTGCGTTACTTTCAGAAGATAGGTAGATATTCATTCCTTTTCTTAATAACTTTAATGAGTTGTCATTAATAATACCGATCACGTGTATGATTGAAATAGACGAAACTTGtgtgaaatgcataaaattcgcgtgACAGTCAACGATGATGTTGTAGTTGAATGCGGATTTTCATTCTTTCTTCCCATTGTAGGAGAGTCAGAGAGAGTTTACAACGAGAAGAATTCGGGGCGGCTGAGTGAATAGTCGGATCGCGTCCGGGAATTTTTGGGCGGCTCGTAAATTTCCGTTCCGCTTTTTTTCCCCAATGCACCGGTGTCTGGATGATCCACCGTTCGTAACGGATCGATGTGTGTCTACGAAGGCGGAAAACATCTGCCGGGCCGGTCCGCGTTCGATCCTCTGGCCGAAAGGGAATCATTTATGGGCTCCGAAGGTTGCTTTTG includes the following:
- the Bib gene encoding MIP channel family protein big brain, which produces MATETLSRELDAHIVTLLTRISALKENNADVTERKAPMSIEARSLELWRAVAVECFATFLFSLVVSGAAASSAVSGSGLSVLATAVASGFAIAAISLIFGHISGGHVNPAVSVSFALCRKISLLRAALYIAAQCGGGIAGAAMLYGVTIPSNTQTLTSPGRLNGAIERLLVELALSVLIVLAHFTSESAKTLPMSISSKPAGVLAAAYTAATLVSSPFLNPARALGPAFVSNRWDNHWVFWVGPLSGSAVAALLHEYVLNAKRSRDSRDIDDGDNSSMRSDEDTYDDLDKPTGPKFPSAYATYRPVAGAASSSIYSAPPTALERVESIYGGTKSLYCKSPPLTRANLNRSQSVYAKSTTGTKDGLMIPKPGPLVPAQSLYPIRIGQTAASQNSREGQPPQGAPGGPVQTTQNHNSTNQNMQNQLQQCTQSIYGIRGISTSLSTRENGIYGVSTGSSIYGRAPVPPPASQSPPSGSSGQNSGQNHHQQQQQQQQQQQQQQQQPQQLTVNTENTANSRRPESMYGHISRRSDDSAYGSYQGSTRGNYGKVPGPPGPPGPPTGPPGPPQYRDQGRPSPAGPLQQSQQNFQRNSPNPQY